One part of the Candidatus Hydrogenedentota bacterium genome encodes these proteins:
- a CDS encoding PKD domain-containing protein, with the protein GEGEGEGEGEGEGEGEGEGEGEGEGEGEGEGEGEVTLIAEFTSDLTTGEAPLTVQFFDQSIAEPYGLKSLLWAFGDGQFSADQNPTHVYATPGSYSVTLSAIDNANNGDVETKTRYIVVSAAAEGEGEGEGEGEGEGEGEGEGEGEGEGEGEGEGEGEGEGEGEGEGEGEGEGEGEGEGEGEGEGEGELQIIAEDLLELFTDADTDADGLLSFAEAQAQMAGLTQEQFDVLDLDGNGALSRAELNRTANGNVGCNCATTTKNLTLRLGDLAGDLFLLACATMALLAWPGARGRNRGR; encoded by the coding sequence GGTGAAGGCGAGGGTGAAGGCGAGGGTGAAGGCGAGGGTGAAGGCGAGGGTGAAGGCGAGGGTGAGGGTGAGGGTGAGGGTGAGGGTGAGGGTGAGGGTGAAGTGACGCTGATCGCGGAATTCACGTCGGACCTCACCACCGGTGAAGCGCCCCTGACCGTCCAGTTCTTTGATCAAAGCATCGCCGAGCCCTACGGACTGAAATCGCTGCTATGGGCTTTCGGTGATGGTCAGTTCAGCGCCGATCAGAATCCAACCCATGTCTACGCGACACCGGGCAGCTATTCCGTGACCCTGAGTGCGATAGACAACGCAAACAATGGCGATGTTGAGACGAAAACCCGGTACATCGTGGTATCGGCGGCGGCGGAAGGCGAAGGTGAAGGTGAAGGCGAAGGTGAAGGTGAAGGTGAAGGTGAAGGTGAAGGCGAAGGCGAAGGTGAAGGCGAAGGTGAAGGCGAAGGTGAAGGCGAAGGTGAAGGCGAAGGCGAGGGTGAAGGTGAAGGTGAAGGTGAAGGTGAAGGTGAAGGTGAAGGCGAAGGTGAAGGTGAAGGCGAAGGCGAACTCCAGATCATCGCTGAAGACTTGCTCGAACTCTTCACAGATGCCGACACCGACGCCGACGGATTGCTAAGCTTTGCCGAAGCACAGGCCCAGATGGCTGGCCTCACACAAGAGCAGTTCGATGTGCTCGATCTCGACGGGAATGGCGCCCTGAGCCGCGCGGAGCTGAACCGCACGGCAAACGGTAACGTGGGTTGCAACTGCGCCACCACGACCAAAAACCTCACGCTGCGTCTGGGCGATCTCGCCGGTGACCTATTCCTGCTCGCCTGCGCAACAATGGCGCTGCTGGCCTGGCCCGGCGCCCGCGGGCGTAATCGCGGACGATAA